Proteins found in one Physeter macrocephalus isolate SW-GA chromosome 17, ASM283717v5, whole genome shotgun sequence genomic segment:
- the ERF gene encoding ETS domain-containing transcription factor ERF: MKTPADTGFAFPDWAYKPESSPGSRQIQLWHFILELLRKEEYQGVIAWQGDYGEFVIKDPDEVARLWGVRKCKPQMNYDKLSRALRYYYNKRILHKTKGKRFTYKFNFNKLVLVNYPFIDVGLAGGAVPQSAPPVPTGGSHFRFPPSTPSEVLSPTEDPRSPPACSSSSSSLFSAVVARRLGRGSVSDCSDGTSELEEPLGEDPRARPPGPPELGAFRGPPLARLPHDPGVFRVYPRPRGGPEPLSPFPVSPLAGPGSLLPPQLSPALPMTPTHLAYTPSPTLSPMYPSGGGGPSGSGGGSHFSFSPEDMKRYLQAHTQSVYNYHLSPRAFLHYPGLVVPQPQRADKCPLPPMAPETPPVPSSASSSSSSSSSPFKFKLQPPPLGRRQRAAGEKALAGADKGSGGALGGGGSASGLAEGAGALAPPAPPPPPPQIKVEPISEGESEEVEVTDISDEDEEDGEVFKTPRAPPAPPKPDPGEAPGAAQCMPLKLRFKRRWSEDCRLEGGGGPAGGLEDEGEDKKVRGEGPGEAGGPLTPRRVSSDLQHATAQLSLEHRDS; the protein is encoded by the exons ATGAAGACCCCGGCGGACacag GGTTTGCCTTCCCGGATTGGGCCTACAAGCCGGAGTCGTCCCCCGGCTCGAGGCAGATCCAGCTGTGGCACTTTATCCTGGAGCTGCTGCGGAAGGAGGAGTACCAGGGTGTCATCGCCTGGCAGGGGGACTACGGGGAGTTCGTCATCAAGGACCCCGACGAGGTGGCTCGGCTCTGGGGTGTCCGCAAGTGCAAGCCCCAGATGAATTATGACAAGCTGAGCCGGGCCCTGCG CTATTATTACAACAAACGTATTCTGCATAAGACTAAGGGGAAACGGTTCACCTACAAGTTCAACTTCAACAAACTGGTGCTGGTTAATTACCCTTTCATCGATGTGGGGTTGGCTG GGGGTGCGGTGCCCCAGAGCGCCCCGCCAGTGCCGACAGGCGGCAGCCACTTCCGCTTCCCTCCCTCAACGCCCTCCGAGGTGCTGTCTCCCACCGAGGACCCCCGCTCACCACCGGCCTGCTCTTCATCCTCATCGTCCCTCTTCTCGGCTGTGGTGGCCCGACGCCTGGGCCGAGGCTCTGTCAGTGACTGTAGCGATGGCACGTCAGAGCTGGAAGAGCCACTGGGAGAGGATCCCCGGGCCCGACCGCCTGGCCCTCCGGAGCTGGGTGCCTTCCGTGGGCCCCCGCTGGCCCGCCTGCCCCATGATCCTGGTGTCTTCCGTGTCTACCCCCGGCCCCGGGGTGGCCCTGAGCCCCTCAGCCCTTTCCCTGTGTCGCCTCTAGCCGGGCCTGGCTCCCTGCTGCCCCCTCAGCTCTCACCGGCTCTGCCCATGACACCCACGCACCTGGCCTACACTCCCTCACCCACGCTGAGCCCTATGTACCCCAGTGGTGGCGGGGGCCCCAGCGGCTCTGGGGGAGGCTCCCACTTCTCCTTCAGCCCTGAGGACATGAAACGGTACCTGCAGGCCCACACCCAAAGCGTCTACAACTACCACCTCAGCCCCCGCGCCTTCCTGCACTACCCCGGGCTGGTGGTGCCGCAGCCCCAGCGCGCTGACAAGTGCCCGCTGCCGCCCATGGCACCCGAGACCCCACCAGTCCCCTCCTCAGCCTcgtcctcctcttcttcctcctcctctccattcAAGTTTAAGCTCCAGCCGCCCCCACTGGGACGCCGGCAGCGGGCGGCTGGGGAGAAGGCTCTGGCGGGCGCTGACAAGGGCAGTGGCGGTGCCCTCGGTGGTGGTGGCAGCGCAAGCGGGCTGGCCGAGGGGGCCGGGGCGctggccccccccgcccccccgccccccccaccccagatcaAGGTGGAACCTATCTCAGAAGGCGAGTCAGAGGAGGTGGAGGTGACTGACATCAGCGACGAGGACGAGGAAGACGGGGAAGTGTTCAAGACGCCTCGTGCCCCCCCTGCACCCCCGAAGCCCGACCCTGGCGAGGCGCCTGGGGCAGCCCAATGCATGCCCCTCAAGTTGCGCTTTAAACGGCGCTGGAGTGAAGACTGTCgcctggaggggggtgggggccCCGCTGGGGGCCTCGAGGATGAGGGAGAGGACAAGAAGGTgcgtggggaggggcctggggaggctggggggccCCTCACCCCAAGGCGGGTGAGTTCTGACCTCCAGCACGCTACAGCCCAGCTCTCTCTGGAGCATCGAGATTCCTGA